From a single Nostoc edaphicum CCNP1411 genomic region:
- a CDS encoding P-II family nitrogen regulator — MHVVKKIEIIANSFELAKILDNLDKSGVHNHAVIRNVAGKGLQGTTEDLDMTMLDNVYILAFCMPEQLKPVVENIKPLLNKFGGTCYVSDVMEIRSVRCVASM; from the coding sequence ATGCACGTAGTTAAAAAGATAGAAATTATCGCCAACTCCTTTGAGCTTGCCAAAATTTTAGATAATTTAGACAAGTCGGGTGTACATAATCATGCCGTAATCCGAAATGTTGCTGGTAAAGGATTACAAGGAACAACAGAAGATTTAGACATGACTATGCTTGATAATGTTTACATCCTGGCCTTTTGTATGCCAGAACAACTCAAGCCTGTTGTAGAAAATATCAAACCACTTCTCAACAAGTTCGGGGGTACTTGCTACGTTTCTGATGTGATGGAGATTCGCTCTGTCAGATGTGTTGCGTCAATGTAA
- a CDS encoding sodium-dependent bicarbonate transport family permease, translating into MDLSLIVSNILNPPILFFFLGMIAVFVKSDLEIPAPIPKLFSLYLLFAIGFKGGVELIKSGVTQEVILTLAAAMMMACIVPIYTFFILKWKLDTYDAAAIAATYGSISAVTFITASAFLTELGITFDGYMVAALALMESPAIIVGLILVNIFAADGKRDLSWPEVLQEAFLNSSVFLLVGSLFIGVLTGEHGWKVLEPFTQGLFYGVLTFFLLDMGLVAARRIKDLQKTGVFLILFAILIPILNAGIGLVIAKFIGMPRGDSLLFAVLCASASYIAVPAAMRMTVPEANPSLYVSTALAVTFPFNIIVGIPLYLYGINLFWS; encoded by the coding sequence ATGGATTTGAGCTTAATTGTATCCAATATTTTGAATCCGCCAATCCTGTTTTTCTTTTTAGGCATGATTGCTGTTTTTGTCAAGTCTGATCTAGAAATTCCTGCACCAATACCCAAACTATTTTCGTTGTATCTGCTGTTTGCCATTGGTTTTAAGGGAGGCGTAGAACTAATCAAAAGCGGTGTAACTCAGGAAGTAATTCTAACACTCGCGGCAGCAATGATGATGGCTTGCATTGTTCCAATTTATACCTTTTTTATCCTGAAGTGGAAATTGGATACTTACGATGCGGCTGCGATCGCAGCAACCTACGGTTCGATCAGTGCCGTCACCTTCATTACAGCTAGCGCCTTTTTGACTGAGCTTGGCATCACTTTTGATGGTTACATGGTAGCAGCCCTTGCCCTGATGGAATCCCCAGCGATTATAGTTGGTCTAATTTTGGTGAATATATTCGCCGCCGATGGAAAGCGGGACTTATCGTGGCCGGAAGTTTTACAAGAAGCATTTCTTAATAGTTCAGTTTTTCTCCTAGTTGGCAGTCTCTTTATAGGTGTCTTGACAGGAGAACACGGTTGGAAAGTATTAGAACCCTTTACTCAAGGGTTATTTTATGGCGTTCTCACCTTCTTTTTACTGGACATGGGATTGGTCGCTGCTAGAAGAATTAAAGACTTGCAAAAAACCGGAGTTTTCCTGATTTTATTTGCCATACTAATTCCTATACTCAATGCAGGCATTGGGTTGGTAATTGCCAAATTCATCGGTATGCCTCGCGGAGATTCGCTGTTATTCGCTGTATTGTGTGCCAGCGCTTCTTATATTGCTGTTCCAGCGGCGATGCGGATGACTGTTCCAGAAGCAAATCCCAGCCTGTATGTTTCTACCGCTTTAGCGGTGACATTTCCGTTCAATATTATTGTGGGAATTCCGCTATATCTCTACGGAATTAACCTATTTTGGAGCTAA
- a CDS encoding carbonic anhydrase: MKHFIERRDFLKLGMTGAFGMMLSASDLLWRVEQAKADEIHPAPTQSLSPDAALQKLVEGNQRFVDHHPQYPDQSALRLQEVAQAQHPFATILSCADSRVPAEIVFDQGIGDIFDVRIAGNIATHEALGSIEYAVVLLGSPLLMVMGHERCGAVTAAVQNESLPGDISTFVKAIKPALKKVKDQPGDAVENAVVANVQYQIERLKRSKLLTEQVEAGKLKIVGGRYDLDTGRVIIIT, from the coding sequence ATGAAGCATTTCATAGAACGTCGTGACTTTTTAAAGTTAGGAATGACCGGGGCATTTGGGATGATGTTATCTGCCAGCGATTTACTCTGGCGGGTAGAACAGGCTAAAGCTGACGAAATTCACCCAGCCCCCACTCAATCCCTTAGTCCCGATGCAGCCTTACAAAAGCTGGTAGAGGGAAATCAGCGATTTGTTGATCATCATCCCCAATACCCGGATCAATCTGCGTTGCGGTTGCAGGAAGTTGCTCAAGCTCAACATCCATTTGCAACCATCCTCAGTTGTGCGGATTCACGAGTGCCCGCAGAAATTGTTTTTGACCAAGGCATTGGGGATATTTTTGATGTTCGGATTGCCGGAAATATTGCCACACATGAAGCGCTTGGCAGTATTGAATATGCGGTTGTATTGTTAGGTAGTCCGCTGCTGATGGTAATGGGTCATGAGCGTTGTGGGGCTGTAACCGCCGCTGTACAAAACGAATCGTTACCCGGTGATATTAGTACTTTTGTGAAGGCAATTAAGCCAGCCCTAAAAAAGGTCAAAGATCAGCCGGGTGATGCGGTTGAAAACGCTGTTGTGGCAAATGTGCAATATCAAATTGAACGGTTGAAGCGATCAAAGCTTTTAACTGAGCAGGTGGAGGCGGGAAAATTGAAAATTGTGGGGGGTCGTTACGATTTAGATACAGGGAGAGTAATTATTATTACTTAG